In a genomic window of Methanosarcina horonobensis HB-1 = JCM 15518:
- a CDS encoding DUF7557 family protein: MAATTTICIDPNTKNMLDSLKVYKNGSYNSVVERLIKMAYDNDPLTDEEIAGIEESLEDIKAGRVYSEKEAKKMLDIDD; encoded by the coding sequence ATGGCAGCGACAACAACAATTTGTATCGACCCTAACACTAAAAATATGCTCGACAGCTTGAAAGTATACAAAAATGGGTCTTATAACTCAGTCGTCGAGCGACTGATAAAAATGGCATATGATAACGATCCATTAACAGATGAAGAAATCGCAGGTATTGAAGAAAGTTTAGAAGATATTAAAGCAGGTAGAGTATATAGCGAAAAAGAAGCAAAAAAGATGTTGGACATCGATGATTAA
- a CDS encoding matrixin family metalloprotease produces the protein MERKLCSSKLDSSVPSSWSSPIKAATTAWNDVGAGFTFKWMTSAAENRIYCANDGLGVIAFCIPTRSSSGYNTRYTMYFNTYYSWSTSSDGTTGCYDVQNIATHEFGHWLTLDDLADPADSEKTMYKYAYTKETKKRTLHSDDIAGINYIYP, from the coding sequence ATGGAACGTAAATTATGTAGTTCCAAGCTAGACTCTTCAGTTCCAAGCTCTTGGTCAAGTCCTATAAAGGCAGCTACAACTGCATGGAATGATGTAGGTGCAGGATTCACCTTCAAATGGATGACAAGTGCAGCCGAAAACAGAATATATTGCGCCAATGATGGACTAGGAGTAATAGCTTTTTGTATTCCAACCCGTAGTAGTAGTGGTTATAATACACGTTATACAATGTATTTTAACACTTATTATTCTTGGTCAACCTCATCTGATGGAACGACTGGATGTTATGATGTGCAGAATATTGCTACTCATGAATTCGGGCATTGGTTAACTTTGGATGATTTAGCCGATCCTGCAGACTCTGAAAAAACGATGTATAAATATGCGTATACCAAAGAAACAAAGAAAAGAACTCTTCACTCTGACGATATAGCAGGTATTAACTATATTTACCCTTAA
- a CDS encoding type II toxin-antitoxin system RelE family toxin → MYSIEYTSRAIKDINKLPSDVKKRIFYAISEIKEDLYEHVEKLKLSAKTPL, encoded by the coding sequence ATGTACTCTATTGAATACACTTCACGTGCAATAAAAGATATTAATAAGTTGCCATCTGATGTGAAAAAACGAATTTTCTATGCAATTAGTGAAATCAAAGAAGACCTTTATGAACATGTCGAGAAGCTAAAATTGTCTGCGAAAACACCTCTGTGA